AGATGAACGACATGCCGTACAGCAGCACGGCCGATCCGATAGACCCCATGATGAGGTACTTCGCCCCGCCTTCGACTGCGCGCACCGACCTCTTGCGGACCGCCACCAGCACATAGCTCGAGATGGAGAGCAGCTCGAGGCCGACATAGAGCGTGACGAGATCGATCGCCGTCGACATCGCCAGCGCACCCGCCAGGCCAAACAGAATGAGGTACGTATGCTCTGCCGCGACGCGCCGCTTACCGCTGTAGTCAATCGTGAACAAGAGAATCAGCAGCGCGGAGATAAGCAGCAGGATGCTGAAGAGGTTGCCGAACGCATCGGCAATCATCGTGTTCAGCGCCAGCACCTGCGGTGCCGAGAACTGCAGCAGTGCCACGACCAGCGCCACTGCGACGCCGAGCATGGAAATCCCGGCCAACCAGCGTTTGTCCCCGCGGCGCACGATAAACTCGAGAATCATGACCACGAACGCAGTGATGGTAATGACGATGAGCGGCCCCATCGTGGCAAAGTACGGCTGGTGCAACATGTCCAGTTGAGTCGCCATCGGTTACCCTCCAATCCTCAGCAGCGCCTGTGCGGATAAGCCGAACAAGTGGCCAATCACGTCGGGGTACACACCCACCAAGAGCACCAGGCCTGTCAGAATCACGATCGGTACGTACTCCAGGGGCCGCGCGTCCGCGAGTGCAGCGTAGCGTTCGGCGGTCGGGCCGAACGTCGTCTTCTGCATCGCGTACAGCAGGTAGACGGCGGACAGGATAACGCCGACCACCCCGACAAAGGAGATGCCCGGATACGTCCCGAAGCCGCCGATGAAGGCCTGAATTTCACTGATGAAGCCGCTGGTCAGGGGCAGCCCAAGCGAACCGAGCGCCGCGACGAGCAGAAACCCGGACAACATCGGCATGCGCTTGGAGAGGCCGCCCAATTGACCAATCTCGGCGGTGTGTGTACGGTCCTTGATGCTGCCGGTCAAGAAGAACAAGAGCGCCGTCAACAGGCCGGAAGAGACCAGCATGAACATCGCGCCCTGCAGCCCGGCGGTGTTCAAGGCCGCGATGCCGAGCAGCACCAGCCCCATGTGACTGATACTGCCGAAGGCAATCAGCCGCCGCCAGTCTTTCTGGGCCCACGCTGCAAACCCGCCGTAGAGGATGTTGATGACACCCAGCACCGCGATGAGCACGCCGTAGTGCCGCACCTCGCCCGGCAGCATGCCAACACCAAAGCGCAGCAACACGTAGGCGCCGGTCTTGGTGAGAATACCGCCAATCAGCATGTTCGTCGACGTGTCCGCGTGCTCGTGTGTGGTTGGCAGCCAGGTGTGAAACGGCACGAATGCTTCTTCAATGAACACCGCGAGCAGCAGCATGATGAAAATCGTGTGGCGCACCGCGCTCGGGAAGATGGCTGTCGACGCCTGCCCGGTTGTGGTGATGAGGGCCGGGATGTTCAGCGTCAGGCTGCCGGTGCCGGCACTTCCCTGCGCGATCGCGCTCGTCGGCGCAAATCCGCCCACCGCCGCGTAGGCGAGCACGATGAACGCCACCAGCAGGGCCACCGTGGCGAAGCCGCGGTAAATCAGAAACTTGAAGGCGGCTTTCTGCCGGCCCTTTTCCCCGAAGATGTAAATCAGGAAGAAGGTCGAGAACAACGACAGCTCCAGGGCCGCCAGAAACGTGAACAGGTCCAGGGCCGCGAAGACGCCGAAGAGGCCGGCGGACACCATCGTGATCCAAAAATAGTACTCCTTCGCCCTGGCGATGGACCCTTTGCCGGCGATGACGGCCACCGTCGACACCACCGCGGCCAGGGTCAAAAGCGGCAGCGAGAGGCCGTCGACGCCAAAGGTCAGGCCGATGACGAGCGGCTTGCCTTGCCACAGATTCGGCAGGGTAAACCAGGTGAGCTTCGACACGAACTGAAAGCCGCCGATGGACGACGAATACTGCACCCAGGCGGCCAGGCTCATGACGAGCGGCACGACGGATCCGACGAACGCGATGAACTTGTAGAAGGGTCCGCCCATTTTGGGCAGGACGAGGATGAGCGCGGCTGCGATGAGCGGCGCGAGCACCAGCCAGAACATCATGCCCATGTCAGAAGACACCTCCCAAGTGGAACATCGCGATGACCAAAATCAGAAACAACCCGAACGCCGCCACCACGCCGTACGCCTGGACCTGCCCGGTCTGGGTGTACTTCAGGCCGAGGCCGATGATGTAGCCCAAGCGGGCAAAGAGGTTCACCAGGCCGTCAATGATGTAGCGGTCGACAATGGAGACGATGGCCGAAATGACTTTTCCGCCCCCGACGACGACGTAGTAATAAATTTCATCGAGGTAGAACTTGCGGTTCGACACCAGCCAGAAGAACTTCAGCGCCGATGCCATCTTGGCGGGCTGAATCACCGGACGCCAGTACATGAGCGCCGCCAGGAGAATGCCGAGCAGGCCCACGCCGACACTGATGGCCATGAGGCCGATGTTTTCTGGAAAGACTTGGCCGATGGTCGCGACGACTTCGTGCGCGCCCGCCCCGGCGCCCTGCTGCAGCACGCCTGGTGCTGCAGCGTAGTCGTTGAACAGGTACTTCTCCAGCCCATAGCCGTTCAACGGACTGTTGAAGAACCCGGCGATCACGGCGAACACCCCGAGCACGACCAGCGGCACCATCATCACCCAGCTGCCTTCGTGAGCGTGTTCAAACCGCTTCTCGTCTCGGGGCACCCCGGTGAACGTCAGGAAGAACACGCGGAAGATGTAGAAGGCCGTGAAGAAGGCCGCGATGAGGCCGAACCAATACAGGACCGGATGCCCGCTGGAAAGCGCTGCGCCGAGAATGTCATCCTTCGACCAGAATCCGGCGAACGGGACGATGCCGCTCAGCGCGAGCGCACCGGCCAGGAACGTCCAGGTCGTGACCGGAAGCTTCTTCCACAAGCCACCCATCTCGAACAGGTCCTGTGTGTCAACGGCATGAATGACAGAGCCAGCCGCCAGGAACAAAAGCGCCTTGAAGAACGCGTGCGTCATGAGATGGAACACACCATAGGCGTAGGCGCCAACGCCAAGCGCCATCATCATGTAGCCCAGCTGCGAAATCGTCGAGTAGGCGATGACCCGCTTGATGTCGCGCTGCGTCGGCGCGATGAGGGCGGCAAGCAGCGCCGTGATGCCGCCGATCCACGCCACCGTGGTGGTGGCCGTGTGGCTGAGTTCGAACAGCGGATACACCCGCGCCACCAAGTAGACGCCTGCCGCAACCATCGTCGCGGCGTGAATCAACGCCGACACTGGCGTGGGACCTTCCATTGCGTCCGGCAGCCAGACGTGCAGCGGGAACTGCGCCGACTTGCCCACCGCGCCCAGGAAGATGAGCAGGCAGGCCAGCGTGACAAGGCCGCTCCCGGAAATCCAGCCCAGCGCCAGGTGGTTGCTGGCCGCTGCCTGGAAGATGGTGTCATAGTCGAATGAACCGGCGGACAGAAACAGCAGGATAATGCCAACAAACAATCCGGCGTCGCCGATGCGCGTGACGATAAACGACTTTTTGGCAGCCAGCGCGGCTTCCGGCTTGAAAAACCAGAACCCAACCAGCAGGTACGAGCAAAGACCAACCATTTCCCAAAATATGTACAGTTGCAAAAGGTTCGGCGAAATCACGAGCGCCAGCATCGAAAAGACGAACAAGTTGAGGTACTGGTAGAACACGTGAAACCGCTCGTCTCCATGCATATACCCTTTAGAAAACAACAGGACCAACGTACTCACGAGCGTGACCACCACAAGCATCAGCGCATTGAGGTGCGTCACCTGCCAGCCGAACTCAATCGTGCGCGAGCCGATGGATAACCAGTGGAACTGGTACGTGACGCTGCCCTGCGGCCCCGTGCCCAGGCCGCGGAAAATGGCGATGCTGAGCAAAAACGACACGAACGTCAGGACCACCGACACGCCCGCTGCGAGCCACTCCGGCACGCGTCGGCCGAGTGCCAGCAGAACCACGTAGGCAACCAGCGGCAGCAATGGGACAAGCCATGCAGTCTGTGCCACAAAATCACCTCTTCAGAGTGTCGAGATCTTTGACCTCGCTGGTTTTGCGCAGCCGGAACACGGCCAGCAAGAGCGCCAGGCCGACAGCGATCTCTGCCGCAGCAATCGTGATGGTAAACAAGGAAAACACCTGGCCGTCGAGGCTCGGTGCTGCGCCGAGCCGAGAGAACGCCACCAGGTTGATGTTCGCGGCGTTGAGCATCAGTTCGACCGAAACGAGCACCATGATGAGGTTGCGCTTGGTCAGTGCGCCGTACAGCCCAATGCAAAACAGGAACGCGCCCAAAGCCAGGATGGAAGCCGTCGGGACCTGTATCAACGCTGCACCGCCCACGTTACTCGTCCTCCTTTCGCTCTTGCGCGAGAATGACGGCACCCACCAGCGCCACAATCAACAGCAGCGACACCAGTTCAAACGGCACCGTGTACTGCTTGAAGATGGCGAGGCCGACCGCGACCGCGTTGCTGTTGCCCTGGTTGACATCCACCGCCTGCTCTGCAGGCCACGACACCGAGCGGATGGTAAAGAACAGGGTTGCTGCGAGCAGAATCGCGCCCACGGCCGCGCCGACATTGCGCAGGTTCCAGTGAGTCGGCGGCTCCATCGCCTCGTGGTTCGTCAACATGATGGCAAACAGGATGAGAATCGTAATGGCGCCAGCATAAATGGCCACCTGGGCGATCCCGATGAACTCCGCACCGAGCAGAAAATAGATGGCCGAGCAGCCGATGAACACGCCGCCGATGGAAAGCGCCATGTAGACCACTTTGCGGAAACTCAGCATCATGATGGCGCAGCCGAGAATCGCCAGGGCAATCAGAAAAAACGCGATGGTCGGCAGATTCCAGGTGAAGCTCATCACGCGTCACCCGCTTTCTTCGGCGCAGCTTCATCGGCGGCTTTTGCGGCCGCCTCGACGGCCTCTGCCGCTGCGGCAAAACGTTCCGGATGGTTCTTTTCGTATCGCAGCTCATTCTCGTATAACCAGTGCATATCGAGGTACAAGTCATCCCGCGTGTACTTCGCCATTTCAAAGGTGTCGGACATCAGCACCGCCTCCGTCGGACACACCTCCGTGCACAGGTCGCAGAGAATACAAATCTCAAAGTTGATATCAAAGGTGTCGATGCGCATTTTTTTGTTTTGGTCGCGTGCACCGGACAGTGAAATGCAGCTGGTCGGGCAAATCCGCGCGCACTGCTGGCACGAGATGCACAGTTCCGGAATAAACCGGTGGACACCGCGAAACCGCTCCGGCCACTCAGGCATGACGTCCGGGTACTGGAGCGTCACTTTTTTCCTCGGTAATTGGCTGAGCGTGACGCCGAGTCCCTTGAGGAACCCAAACATGATGTAATCCCCCTTTCAAGAGGCTGACGCTACCCAACAAGCGCCTTCAGGACGGCCGTGATCACGAGGTTCGCCAGGGCCAGCGGCATGAGCACCTTCCAGCTGAAGGTCATCAACTGGTCGACGCGCATGCGCGGCATCGTCGCCTGAATCCAGAATTGGATGGTGATGAACAAGAACACCTTGATGGCATACCACAGCCAGCCAGGCAGGAACGGGCCGCTCCAGCCGCCGAAGAACAGCGTCGCGCACAACCCCGCCATGGCGAACAGGTATACGTACTCCGTCAACATGAAGAAGGCGAAGCGAAAGCCTGTGTACTCCACGTGATAGCCGGCGACCAGCTCCGACTCGGCTTCCGGCAGGTCGAACGGCGTGCGGTTGAGCTCCGCCGTGGACGCCACCGCGAAGATGCAGAAGCCGAGGAACTGCGGAATGATGTACCACCAGCCATGGGCCTGGGCGGTGACAATGTCGTTCAGGTTCATCGTGCCGGCCATCAGGACGACACCCACGATGGACATGCCCAGCGGGATCTCATAGGACAACATCTGCGCCGCGCTGCGCATGCCGCCGATGAGTGCGTACTTGTTGTTCGAAGCCCAGCCGCCGAGCATGACGCCGTGAATCGTGATGGCGCTGAGCGCCAGGTAGTAGAGCACGCCGATACCGAGATTGGCCGTAAACACGTGATGCGCCGAAAACGGGATGACAGCAAGCGTCATGAATGCGGGAACGAACGCGATGATCGGCGCGATGAGAAACAGCGGACGGTCGGCCATCGCGGGCACCACGTCTTCCTTGATGAGCAGTTTCAACACGTCGGCGGTCGTCTGCAAGAGGCCCAGCGGGCCGACGCGGTTCGGACCGATTCGGCCCTGCATCCAGCCGATGATTTTCCGCTGCCAGAGAATCGTGTAGGTGACGACCCCCAGCGTCATCAGCAGGATGATGACGCCGCCGATGAGCATCGCCAGGATGTGCAGCCCGGTGAGGGGCTGCCCTTGCCAGTTCCACATCAGGCATCCACCTCCCCAAGCACGATGTCGACCGCGCCGAGGATGGCGATGAGGTTCGCGATGTTCTGTCCCCGCAGCAAATCGGGCAGGATTTGCAGATTGACGAAGGACGGCTTGCGGATTTTCATCCGGTACGGCTTATCCTTGCCGTCGCTGACGATGTAGAAGCCGAGTTCGCCGCGTGCGCCTTCAATGCCGGCGTAGTGCTCGCCTGCAGGCACACGAATGAGTTTAGGCACCTTGCCGAGGACCGGGCCGGACGACGGAATTTGGTCGAGCGCCTGCTCCACAATCCGCAGGGACTGCTCCATCTCCAGCAGGTGCAGGTAGTACCGGTCAAAACAGTCGCCGTTCTGGCCGACTGGCACGTCAAACTCAAATCGGTCGTAGATGGAGTAGGGCTTCTTCTTGCGCAGGTCCCACTCAAAACCGGTCGACCGCAGGTTGATGCCGCTCATTCCCCAGGCGAGGGCCGTCTCCGTGTCGAACTTGCCAATGCCGCGCACGCGGTTCAAGAAGATCTCATTGCCGCTGATGAGTTCGTCGTACATTTTCAAGCGTTCGCGCATGAACGGAATGAATGCGCGCACTTCTTCGAGCCAGCCCTGGGGCGCGTCCCATTTGACGCCGCCGACACGCATGTAATTGTAGGTGAGCCGCGCGCCGCAGATTTCGTTGAACATCTGGACAATGCGTTCGCGTTCCTGGAAGACGTACAAGAACGGGCTCATCGCACCCAGGTCGAGCAGATACGCGCCGACGAACAGCAGGTGAGACGCGATGCGGTTGAGTTCCATCACGATGATGCGCAGATACTCGGCGCGCTCTGGAATCTCCAGCCCCATCGCCTCTTCCACCGTGTGACACAGCGCGTAGTTGTTGAGCATGGCGGCCAGGTAGTCGAGCCGGTCGGTGTACGGGATGATTTGCGTGTACTGCAGGCCCTCCGCAAGCTTTTCGGTGCCGCGGTGCAGGTAGCCGATGACGGGATCGGCATCGAGAATCGTCTCGCCGCTGATTTTTACGACCAGGCGAAACACGCCGTGCGTACTCGGGTGCTGCGGTCCAACGTTCAACAGCATCTCCTCGGTGCGCACCTCACCGCCCGTTTCATTCGCAGCGGGTGTGAGCGCGTGTGCGCGTCCGTCATTCGTCTGACTCTGGTTGACCAGCGCCATCGGAATCCTCCCCTCCCTGCCACTCGTTGTAGTCCTTGCGCAGCGGGTGTCCGGCGAATTCGTCCCACAGCATGATGCGCCGCAAGTCAGGGTGGTTGGTGAATGTCACACCAAGCAGGTCGTAGATCTCCCGCTCCTCCCAGTTCACGCCGGGGTGGCTGGGCACCAGCGAGGGGACTTCGGCCCGATCGCGGTCCGTCCGCGTTTTCAGGCACACCCAGTGCCCGAGCGACGTGGACTGCACGTAAATCACGATTTCTATGTAACCCTTGGCCGGGTAGTCGGTCCCGACCATACATTCGATGTAGTTGAGCTTCCACGCGTCGTTCGTGCGCAGAAAATCGACCGCTTCGTACCAGCGGTCTTTGGCGATCACGACCATCGGCGTATGCAGTGCAGCCCCGGTCTCCTCAACAACGCCTTCGCCAAACTTCTCAACCAGCGCGGCCTTCAGCTTTTCCGCCTCGGCCTTCGCAGCTTCTACCCGCGGATCCGGCGGCGGCGCGGGCTTTGAAGCCGGTTTCGCGGCGGCGCCAGCCGGTTTCGCGGCCGCCGGTTTGGGTGCAGGCCGTGCGGCGGGCTTGGCATCCGACGCAGGCTTGGCGTCCGGCTTGGCCTCAGGCACAGGCTGTGCGGCTTCGACGGCTTCCGCAGGCTTGGCCTCGGGCGCAGGCTGTGCGGCTTCGGCGGCTTCCGTCGATTTGGCGTCGCCCGACCGGTCGGCGGGTTCCGCAGTGATCGGCTGCTCCGTTCCCTTGCGTTCCTCGTCTGTCACGCAGGATTCACCTTCTTCCGGCGTGCCTCGCTGCGGATTTTCTCCTGCAGCAGGTTGATGCCGTAGATGAGTGCGGGCGGGGAAGGCGGGCACCCGGGAATGTAGACGTCGACGGGGACAATTTGGTCCACGCCTTTCATCACGGAATAGCTGCGAACATAGGGGCCGCCGGCGGTGGCGCAGGAGCCCATGGAGATGACCCACTTCGGGTCCGGCATCTGGTCATACAACCGCTTGAGGAGGGGTCCCATCTTTTTCGTCACCGTTCCAGCGACAATCATGACGTCGGACTGGCGCGGCGAGGCGCGGAAAATCACGCCGAAGCGGTCGAGATCGTAATGCGACGCGCCGGCGCCCATCATTTCGATGGCACAGCAGGCCAAGCCAAACGTCAGCGGCCACAAGCTGTTGCTGCGCGCCCAGGCTTTGACCTGTTCGAGGGGAGCCAGCAGCAAACCGCCGCGGCGCAATTCTGCGTTCTCTTCCGGCGTCAGTCCCTCGTACTCAATCACGGGGAGTTGAGCAGCACGGCTCAGGTCCATTCCAGCACCTTCTTTCTCCATGCGTAAATCAGGCCGATGACGAGCATGAAAATGAAGATCAGCATTTCGACCAGCCCGAACATCCCGAGTTTATGAAAGCTGGCCGCCCAGGGATAGAGAAAGAGTGTTTCCACGTCGAATACAACGAATAAGAGCGCGAATAAATAATAGCGGGCATTGTAGCGGACGTGGGCGTCCCCGATGGGATCGACCCCGCTTTCGTACGAGGTAAGCTTCTCTTTGCTGGGCTTGCTGGGACGGAGAATCGGCCCCAAAACCCACAGCGCGGCAACGGGCAGGATGACGCCGAGCAATAGAAAAAGGAACACGTATAAGTACCCGTTCCAGTACGCAAACATGGCCTTCCCTCCATGTTCTACAGATTGTGAACCTTTGCACAATGACCTTGAACATTATATCAGACGGGTATTTTTGTGTAAAACCGATGGGAACTTGCACCAGTGGTTTGGAGGACGGAAGCCGGGCTGGGGATGACAATTCACGAACCGCGATTCTGAAAAGGACGGAGCCCACGAAGGCCGGCCACCCTGCGGCGGCAGTCCTTGCGTGAACTCCGTCCTCGTGAGCCCGCCGCGCACCGCGACGGGGTTACTGACTCGCTGACTTGCTGAGGACCTTCTCAAATACGTTCCCTGACGCGTTCGACAGCTCCAGCATTTCCAGCCGGCGCAGCGCCCGTGCCCGGGCCGCCTCGGCCCGGGCAATGTCGATGCCCTCGCCTCGCTTCGCGAGCCGCTCTTCGGCGCGTTGCTTGGCGCGCTGTGCACGTTCGACATCCAATGTGGCGGACGTTTCCGCTGCGTCGGCGAGCAGCGTGATCCGGTCGGGGCGGACTTCGAGGAATCCACCGCTAACCGAAATGTAATCCTCGCCCTCTTCCATCCGGACCTTCACGATGCCCGGCTGCACCGTGGTGGCCAGTGGTGCGTGCCTCGGCAAAATGCCGATTTCGCCGAAGCCGCCGCGCACCACGACAAAGGTCACCGGATGGGACAGGAGGAGTCGGTCAGGCGTCACGACTTCCAACAGCACCGTGCTCATTCCGCCGCCTCCTTATTTAGACCGCAATGCCTTCTGCCTTCGCGGCCTCGTACACCTCATCAATCGAGCCACGGTAGCGGAACAGCACTTCCGGAATCTCGTCGCACTTGCCGTCGAGGATGTCCTTGAAGCTGCGCACCGTGTCCTTCACGGTGACATACTTGCCTGGCACACCCGTGAACTGCTCGGCCACGAAGTTCGGCTGAGACAGGAAGTTCTGGATTTTACGCGCACGCGACACCGTCAGCTTGTCATCGTCGCTCAATTCGTCCATACCGAGGATCGCGATGATGTCCTGCAGTTCTCGATACCGCTGCAGAATCTGCTGCACAGAGCGGGCCACCTGGTAGTGCTCCTCGCCGACGATGTCCGGAGACAGCGCGCGGGACGTGGACGCGAGCGGATCGACCGCGGGATATAAGCCCATCGCCGCGATGTTACGGTCGAGGTTGGTCGTGGCGTCCAAGTGCGTGAACGTGTTCGCAGGCGCTGGGTCCGTGTAGTCGTCAGCTGGCACGTAGATGGCCTGGATGGAGGTAATCGAACCTTTGACGGTCGACGCGATGCGTTCCTGCAGCTGCCCCATTTCCGTCGCCAGGGTCGGCTGATAACCGACGGCGGACGGCATGCGGCCGAGCAGCGCCGACACCTCGGAACCGGCCTGTGTGAAACGGAAGATGTTGTCGATGAACAGCAGTACGTCGCGCTGCTCTTCGTCACGGAAATACTCCGCGATGGTCAACCCTGCGAGCGCCACACGAAGACGCGCGCCCGGCGGCTCGTTCATCTGGCCGAACACCATGCTCGTCTTGTCGATGACGCCCGAGTCGCTCATTTCATGGTACAGGTCGTTTCCCTCGCGCGTCCGTTCACCCACACCCGCAAACACGGAGTAACCGCCGTGCTCCTTCGCGATGTTGTGGATAAGCTCCTGAATCAAAACGGTCTTGCCGACGCCCGCGCCGCCGAACAAACCGATCTTCCCGCCCTTGACGTACGGAGCGAGCAAGTCGATGACCTTGATACCGGTCTCGAACACTTCCATTTTCGTGGTCAAATCTGAGAACGCCGGCGCCGGACGGTGAATGGACCAGCGTGTCTCCGTCTCGACCGGACCTGCTTCGTCAATCGCTTCACCCAGCACGTTGAAGATACGGCCGAGCGTCTGCGGTCCGACCGGAACACTGATGGGCCGGCCCGTGTCGACCGCTTCCGCACCGCGCACCAGACCATCGGTGGACGACATGGCAACGGTGCGCACCACGTTATCGCCGAGGTGCAGGGCAACCTCCAGTGTCAGGTGAACGGGAACGTCGCCTTCGTAGTTGATGACCAAGGCGTTATTGATGGCAGGCAGCTGTCCTTCGGGGAACCGAACGTCCACGACAGGACCCATGACCTGAACCACTTGCCCCTTATTCAAATCCTTCGCCTCCCTCTGGAGCATACAGCGCTCGCTGCATCCTCCCAGTGTGGTTCCGATTCTTGATGGCAATCATTTCAGCCCGGCGCGCGCGTGATCGCGGCGGTTACTTCAGCGCTTCCGCGCCGCCGACGATTTCCACAATCTGCGTCGTGATGGCCGCCTGGCGCGCGCGGTTCAACGCGAGCGTCAGCTTTTCGATCATCTCGTTCGCTGTGTCCGTCGCGTTGCCCATCGCCGTCATCCGGGCTGCGTGCTCACTGGCCTTGGCATCCAGAACCGCCTGGTACACCAGGGTTTCTGCATACTTCGGCAACAGGGCGTGCAGCACCGTCTCCGCATCCGGCTCATACAGGTACTGGACCGTTCCCTGTGCAGCGTCGTC
Above is a genomic segment from Alicyclobacillus cycloheptanicus containing:
- the atpD gene encoding F0F1 ATP synthase subunit beta, which gives rise to MGPVVDVRFPEGQLPAINNALVINYEGDVPVHLTLEVALHLGDNVVRTVAMSSTDGLVRGAEAVDTGRPISVPVGPQTLGRIFNVLGEAIDEAGPVETETRWSIHRPAPAFSDLTTKMEVFETGIKVIDLLAPYVKGGKIGLFGGAGVGKTVLIQELIHNIAKEHGGYSVFAGVGERTREGNDLYHEMSDSGVIDKTSMVFGQMNEPPGARLRVALAGLTIAEYFRDEEQRDVLLFIDNIFRFTQAGSEVSALLGRMPSAVGYQPTLATEMGQLQERIASTVKGSITSIQAIYVPADDYTDPAPANTFTHLDATTNLDRNIAAMGLYPAVDPLASTSRALSPDIVGEEHYQVARSVQQILQRYRELQDIIAILGMDELSDDDKLTVSRARKIQNFLSQPNFVAEQFTGVPGKYVTVKDTVRSFKDILDGKCDEIPEVLFRYRGSIDEVYEAAKAEGIAV